TTCGTTATAGACGATTGCAACCGCCTTTAAGTCCTTCTCCCCCTCTACGATTTCCCTTATCCTTTCAGCGCTTGGAGCTGACCCCCATCTTACGGGCAAGTCTACTGGCTTGCCACCCCTGCGAACCACTGCCTCCCTCAGCCTTTCACTGAATAAACCGAAGACTGGAACTAGAACCCTGTCGCCTGGGCTGACTGAGTTTCCAACAGCGCATTCTACGCCACCGGTTCCTGAAGCAGAGACCACGAATACATCGCCCTCAGTTTGGAAGAGATACCTTAGGTTCTCGCTTATGGACTCGTACACGTCTCTAAAGTCTGGGCTTCTATGGTCGATTATCGGCTTTAACATGGCCCTCATAACTCGTTCAGGAACATTCGTTGGTCCTGGAACCATCACGAGTTCCTGCATTCAGGATCTCCCCAATAATTAACGCAGTTTGCGAACGATCCTTATCACCAAATGCTTCGATGACTAATAAGGTTAACGAGCCGCTTAAGGCTGTCACCATATTCTCATCGAAGACTTAATATGACTTTTCAGTGATTCTCCAGAGTGGTTTGGTGGTCAATTTATGGTTAGACCGATCATAACGTTGCTCTCGGATTTTGGCCTTAAGGATCCATATGTGGCTGAGATGAAAGCCGTTATCCTCTCAATATGCAGGGAAGCCGTACTTGTAGATATCAGCCACAACATAGACAAGTATGATATTCGCATGGGGGCTTTTGTACTCGCTCAGGCCGCACCTTACTTCCCAGACTGGACGATCCACCTGGCCATCGTTGATCCAGGAGTGGGAACGGAACGTAGACCCATCATAATCGAGACGAGACGCAGCTATTACGTGGGCCCCGATAACGGATTGCTAATGTTGGCCGCAAAGCATGAGGGGATCAGATGCATCCGTGAGATAAGGAATCCGAAGTTTATGCTTGCATATGTCTCGAGAACTTTTCATGGACGCGACATCTTCGCCCCTGCAGCGGCACATTTGGCCAATGGCGTTCAAGTTTCGGACTTCGGCCCGGAAGTAAATGATCCTGTAACCCCAAGTTTTGTGAAGAGTCACGTGGGGAGGGGCGTGGTGTCTGGAGAGGTGATATACATTGATAGTTTCGGAAACGTGGTGACGAATATAAGCTCAAGGGATCTTGAAGAGGCGGGTATTAAAGAGGGAAGTACGCTCACATTGAAGATTAATGATAGGATGACGCGGTTGCGTTTCTGTTCAGCTTATGGGGATGCCGCTCTAAACGCTCCTCTAATGCTTATCGGTGGTACCGGTCTTCTCGAGATAGCGGTTAACCAAGGGAATGCATCAAAATATTTCGGCGCGTATGTCGGTGATAAGGTTAGTGTAGCGGTCTCATAAACCCATCTCAAGAAACATCATAAATAGGTTGTTTAGAGCTACTAAGATATAGTAGATGTGAAGTTTCATTGAGGGTTACATATTGTCGGGTTCTGAGACCCTGGTACCCTACCTAAAGAATGACAGGTCAGCTGAGCGGCCTGAGATAATAGTGGATAGCAGGGAAGCC
The Candidatus Bathyarchaeota archaeon genome window above contains:
- a CDS encoding S-adenosyl-l-methionine hydroxide adenosyltransferase family protein, which translates into the protein MVRPIITLLSDFGLKDPYVAEMKAVILSICREAVLVDISHNIDKYDIRMGAFVLAQAAPYFPDWTIHLAIVDPGVGTERRPIIIETRRSYYVGPDNGLLMLAAKHEGIRCIREIRNPKFMLAYVSRTFHGRDIFAPAAAHLANGVQVSDFGPEVNDPVTPSFVKSHVGRGVVSGEVIYIDSFGNVVTNISSRDLEEAGIKEGSTLTLKINDRMTRLRFCSAYGDAALNAPLMLIGGTGLLEIAVNQGNASKYFGAYVGDKVSVAVS